ATGAAATCTCATTTCATCTTAGCCTCGGTGAATAAAACATGGCGATTCACCCTAGGATCATATTTGCGGAACTCTAACTTTCCAGGAAGCTTTCGAGGATTCTTCCGCTTGACATAAAAGAATCCAGTGCCTGCAGCCGAGACCAGTCTGATAAAAATAGAACCACCCTTTGCCTTCGCCATTTTACTGGGTCCACTCACCTCCTGCTTGCTATATCCTATCGGACACAATAACCATTAGCTTTGTAAAGGCAAATATCTGAACAttatctcattttcaattaattgcATTGAAAATTTTAAGGGAACATGCAGCGATTGTAGTGTTTGAGTTAAAAATCATTTCAACAGTCAACTGTCAATTTAATTGCAGAGACCTCCATAGAAAGTAGACCAATAAAGTTATAACATCAGCCATGATATAAATAATGCAGGATGCATGTATGCAAAACTAAAATAAGCCCTCGTCATATTCAAATCTGGGAAACCAAATATAGCCTCCAGAAAGTTCAAGTGACTTGACCATATTTGGTTTCCGAACAATCAAATAAAACCTACTTTGCTGTATGTCCCTCTGAACTGAATTGTGCCACAAGCTTATGCATTAAAGAAATACCATCATTCAAAAAACAGAAAACCACAAATTtctagaaacaaaaacaaaaa
The nucleotide sequence above comes from Cryptomeria japonica chromosome 11, Sugi_1.0, whole genome shotgun sequence. Encoded proteins:
- the LOC131050830 gene encoding uncharacterized protein LOC131050830; the encoded protein is MAKAKGGSIFIRLVSAAGTGFFYVKRKNPRKLPGKLEFRKYDPRVNRHVLFTEAKMK